Proteins from a single region of Pseudodesulfovibrio portus:
- a CDS encoding YeiH family protein, which translates to MANVSVGRPDNTPTWIISGILLILGALVASGVLTGLLTTFKVHKAIELMETMCFVGGGLGVVTALIRQSRMNKPMGKLDVFVLETIPGILFILALAMGIRWFAEPMVKIASDSLAPVLGFAIYKVLNLNYVVLGIIVGIIITNSWGIPKFAASGVKTARFVLKMGVILLGARYSFAELAKLGMVSVWMIGFFVLGTVFFVLFLGKIFKQPKTMTGVLSAGMGVCGVSATVACAPVVKAKCSEMAYTIGTILGFGILCMFAFPTIGKLAGMNATQFGAWAGTGILNSAQVAAACLAFNAVDIKTLKVGEIFNITRVLFLPIIVLVLATWFGKASGQKLSFKEVVIDKFPIFILGFLLLFFMSSMGVFSPPGHYKGKYLDFSYNQRTEVTPEELTILQQAQTAGIPGLNADEQAAFDNLVKQHQIAGNFEDRENKSAFDATARQRMSGLESMLARAKGGELSISKDVTSAIKHAVKQVHKKSKTVVTLTDCMIWFFAYGLIGLGMQITRKSLAQAGGWPLVMGGISGVAKATLSFIVVMYFVKDVVLH; encoded by the coding sequence ATGGCAAATGTTTCCGTCGGTCGCCCCGACAATACACCCACCTGGATCATCAGTGGCATACTGCTGATCTTGGGTGCCCTCGTAGCATCGGGAGTGCTCACCGGTCTGTTGACCACATTCAAGGTTCACAAAGCCATCGAGCTCATGGAAACCATGTGCTTCGTCGGCGGCGGTCTCGGCGTTGTCACCGCACTGATTCGCCAGTCCCGAATGAACAAGCCCATGGGCAAACTGGACGTCTTCGTCCTTGAAACCATTCCGGGCATCCTGTTCATTCTGGCCCTGGCCATGGGCATCCGCTGGTTTGCGGAGCCGATGGTCAAGATCGCGAGCGACTCCCTGGCACCCGTTCTCGGTTTCGCAATCTACAAGGTTCTTAATCTTAACTACGTCGTCCTCGGCATCATCGTCGGCATCATCATCACCAACAGCTGGGGCATCCCCAAATTCGCCGCTTCCGGCGTCAAGACCGCCCGCTTCGTCCTCAAGATGGGCGTCATCCTGCTCGGTGCCCGGTACTCCTTCGCCGAACTGGCAAAGCTGGGCATGGTCTCCGTCTGGATGATCGGTTTCTTCGTCCTGGGTACCGTTTTCTTCGTCCTGTTCCTGGGCAAGATCTTCAAGCAGCCCAAGACCATGACCGGCGTCCTGTCCGCAGGCATGGGCGTGTGCGGCGTGTCCGCAACCGTCGCATGCGCCCCGGTCGTCAAGGCCAAGTGCTCCGAGATGGCCTACACCATCGGCACCATCCTGGGCTTCGGTATTCTCTGCATGTTCGCCTTCCCGACCATCGGCAAGCTTGCGGGCATGAACGCCACCCAATTCGGCGCATGGGCCGGCACCGGCATCCTGAACTCCGCTCAGGTCGCTGCCGCCTGCCTTGCCTTCAACGCCGTGGACATCAAGACCCTGAAGGTCGGCGAGATCTTCAACATCACCCGTGTCCTGTTCCTGCCCATCATCGTCCTGGTGCTCGCCACCTGGTTCGGCAAGGCATCCGGTCAGAAGCTGTCCTTCAAGGAAGTTGTCATCGACAAGTTCCCCATCTTCATCCTGGGCTTCCTGCTGCTCTTCTTCATGTCCTCCATGGGCGTTTTCTCCCCTCCGGGCCACTACAAGGGTAAGTACCTCGATTTCAGCTACAACCAGCGCACCGAGGTCACCCCTGAGGAACTGACCATCCTGCAACAGGCTCAAACCGCAGGAATTCCCGGCCTCAACGCCGATGAACAGGCTGCCTTCGACAACCTCGTCAAGCAGCATCAGATCGCCGGCAACTTTGAAGACCGCGAGAACAAGTCCGCATTCGATGCAACCGCGCGTCAGCGCATGTCCGGCCTGGAATCCATGCTCGCCCGCGCCAAGGGCGGAGAGCTGTCCATTTCCAAGGACGTGACGTCCGCCATCAAGCACGCGGTCAAGCAGGTGCACAAGAAGTCCAAGACCGTCGTCACCCTGACCGACTGCATGATCTGGTTCTTCGCATACGGCCTCATCGGTCTCGGAATGCAGATCACCCGCAAGTCCCTCGCCCAGGCCGGCGGCTGGCCTCTCGTCATGGGCGGCATCTCCGGTGTGGCCAAGGCCACCCTGTCCTTCATCGTCGTCATGTACTTCGTCAAAGACGTCGTCCTTCACTAA
- a CDS encoding VPLPA-CTERM sorting domain-containing protein, with protein sequence MRRIVFTSLLLIAVIAFAPSANAAIQYYKLVGTVTSLYEDAEAPLDYAVGDPLTMYIGVDTDIFSSYAYKMVITTTGVVAEYPSNTPYTTYYYAEYVGGNLQAPYYTPSAVGDYTEIHTALNNYPGNDVVALGATGNSIVLDSFTFMFEPGETARLNHELWGESRSDLSYYRSTDMHLDPTFLQGTSTRPQITPVPGAIWLLASGLIGLAGLRGKML encoded by the coding sequence ATGCGCAGGATCGTTTTCACCAGCCTGTTGCTGATCGCAGTCATAGCCTTTGCCCCATCGGCAAATGCCGCCATCCAGTACTACAAACTCGTCGGGACGGTCACTTCCCTCTACGAAGACGCAGAGGCTCCGCTCGACTACGCTGTCGGCGACCCCCTGACCATGTATATCGGGGTGGATACCGACATCTTCTCCAGCTATGCGTACAAGATGGTAATCACCACCACCGGCGTGGTCGCGGAGTACCCGTCCAACACCCCGTACACGACATACTATTACGCAGAGTATGTGGGCGGGAATCTGCAAGCGCCATACTACACTCCCAGCGCCGTGGGTGATTACACAGAGATCCACACGGCCCTAAACAATTATCCCGGCAACGATGTGGTGGCCCTTGGGGCAACAGGCAATTCCATCGTCCTCGACTCCTTCACCTTCATGTTCGAACCGGGGGAAACCGCCCGCCTCAATCACGAACTCTGGGGCGAGTCCCGCTCCGACCTCTCCTATTACCGCTCCACCGACATGCACCTTGACCCGACCTTTCTTCAGGGGACGTCCACCAGGCCGCAGATCACGCCCGTACCCGGCGCCATCTGGCTCCTCGCTTCCGGCCTGATCGGCCTCGCCGGACTGCGCGGAAAAATGCTCTGA
- a CDS encoding Fur family transcriptional regulator yields MKTPQDAFSDYLTDQNLKMTPQRRLILETMLKQGDHVSSEELYARVKKKDPSIGQATVYRTLKLLSDSGLVEPLDFADGVTRYEPSYGKEHHDHLICERCGKNIEIMDETIERRQEAIAREHGFTLCSHKMYLYGVCPDCRKKGEA; encoded by the coding sequence ATGAAAACCCCGCAAGACGCCTTTTCAGACTATCTGACCGACCAGAATCTCAAGATGACTCCTCAGCGACGGCTCATCCTGGAAACCATGCTCAAGCAGGGGGACCATGTGTCATCCGAGGAACTCTACGCGCGCGTCAAGAAGAAAGACCCGTCCATCGGCCAGGCCACCGTGTACAGGACCCTCAAGCTGCTCAGCGACTCCGGCCTGGTCGAACCCCTGGATTTCGCCGATGGCGTCACCAGATATGAGCCGAGCTACGGCAAGGAACATCACGACCACCTCATCTGCGAACGGTGCGGAAAAAACATCGAGATCATGGACGAGACCATCGAACGCAGGCAGGAAGCCATCGCCCGGGAGCACGGTTTCACCCTGTGCAGCCACAAGATGTACCTGTACGGCGTCTGCCCCGACTGCCGGAAAAAGGGCGAAGCCTAG
- a CDS encoding VPLPA-CTERM sorting domain-containing protein encodes MSRHPKCILMFVAAVVLVIGLAGNAFAVTSYTPDYIGYDDVFWVEDEVYAANRSSSAIQRTDPNNGYNVARSFKAGTNQLGVSSAGSNVLDDYTSWAYAGLYQAYRATGNTQSFQIDIEGSLQMGTPTEPGGFYSVGQDLVYSLYAYDGTQWNFVENNTINELTTQLTSAGSMAVDNSYTLNLNLAAGTDFVLGLKLGTGYGSILWGGSEVDSFSNDFFNTMSLTEVTGAQHLNAAPVPGAIWLLASGLIGLAGLRNKRR; translated from the coding sequence ATGTCTAGACATCCGAAATGCATTTTGATGTTTGTAGCGGCTGTAGTCTTGGTGATCGGCCTGGCCGGCAATGCGTTTGCCGTAACCTCCTACACACCGGACTATATCGGGTATGATGACGTGTTCTGGGTCGAGGACGAGGTATACGCGGCCAACCGATCTTCATCCGCCATCCAACGAACCGACCCAAACAATGGGTACAACGTCGCGCGCTCCTTCAAGGCCGGCACCAACCAGTTGGGCGTTTCCAGCGCCGGGAGCAACGTCCTGGATGACTATACCTCCTGGGCCTATGCCGGATTGTATCAGGCCTACAGAGCCACCGGGAACACCCAATCATTTCAAATCGACATCGAAGGCTCCCTGCAGATGGGGACGCCTACCGAACCGGGCGGCTTTTACAGCGTCGGCCAGGATTTGGTCTATTCCCTCTATGCCTACGACGGCACGCAGTGGAACTTTGTCGAGAACAACACCATAAATGAACTGACGACACAGTTGACATCTGCCGGGAGCATGGCCGTCGACAATTCGTACACGCTGAATCTCAATTTGGCTGCCGGAACGGATTTTGTCCTCGGTCTCAAGTTGGGGACCGGCTACGGCAGCATCCTGTGGGGCGGGAGCGAGGTCGACTCCTTCTCCAATGATTTCTTTAACACCATGAGCCTCACGGAAGTCACGGGAGCGCAACACCTCAACGCCGCCCCCGTCCCCGGCGCCATCTGGCTCCTCGCCTCCGGCCTGATCGGCCTCGCCGGCCTGCGCAACAAAAGACGCTGA
- a CDS encoding universal stress protein, which translates to MKHILLATHGTPGARKAERLARQWADAYGAKVTVLSIINEAWGDMTCDDWLNTSTTRNNFGSYVAGEIAKEIDAVWNRVRTDFEGVDIDFLSKGGKLEEVLAEAAEKTGADVAIMGTWQKVQAPGFKDRFENKRLHPQMPCPLVVAP; encoded by the coding sequence ATGAAGCATATCCTTCTCGCCACACACGGCACCCCCGGAGCCCGCAAGGCTGAGCGACTCGCCCGGCAATGGGCCGACGCCTACGGCGCAAAAGTCACCGTCCTGTCCATCATCAACGAGGCCTGGGGCGACATGACCTGCGACGACTGGCTCAACACGTCCACCACGCGCAACAACTTCGGCTCTTACGTAGCCGGAGAGATCGCCAAGGAGATCGATGCCGTGTGGAACCGCGTCCGGACCGATTTCGAAGGCGTCGACATCGACTTCCTCAGCAAGGGCGGCAAGCTCGAAGAGGTGCTTGCCGAAGCGGCGGAAAAGACCGGTGCCGACGTGGCGATCATGGGCACCTGGCAGAAAGTCCAGGCTCCCGGCTTCAAGGACCGTTTCGAAAACAAGCGTCTGCACCCGCAGATGCCATGCCCTCTGGTGGTGGCGCCATGA
- a CDS encoding c-type heme family protein, whose translation MANLGPKKLQAKFLVGLGTIVLLLGVFFASSLYFHLSSLLDTQVREKADLMFAQVSSVQSYVREVLRPKMFASLPDDEFIIEAMSSSYMSRAIMDRLDLPQSEYHYRRVAENARNPLYEINPEEKDLLALFRANPGMMYWEGYRQVKGSDYFVKARPVIFKQSCLTCHGDPVDSPPVLIERYGVDHGFGHERDALDGLVVVGIPVEQAVARIREATMGYAALYGAGMLIFFALVQAFFNRLIMTNLRRLTAKFRNLFDEEPELRVLEKLNQEDEIEEVVQGLEELGDHLHSVHSQLRQHSENLEEMVVVRTSELQQEADERRSDVSLFVQLLDGLNRSHNRREMWKYSLPLLVKRFNARSAGFICMFASRGYYTYPEGLPRPELPENWKEILVDSRSFYEDNRAFIPVGASDEFTEGILYLEWEPETRIKVKDQDILRALGQQLGIAMENLSALNNLLRQKDMLQGIVEGIGDPLLLMDAGGNVVLANEAARRLAKSLDGSMTDEGCAALFKSGGSFEEFPVRAAQKSGMLMSHTVDVGDRHFVISIFPIAGGESGEGQGVVYVRDVTQERHMLETMQQSEKLATVGQLAAGLAHEMNNPLGVIKCYAELLKTSVPGQEIRPDAEIILKHATQAQNVLQDLLNFARPKRAVQARLDVGGVVADAMSVFRVQADKKGVTLLLTVGDGLPDVMANEQYVEQIIANLLKNALDAVVSETGRIEVGAELDAKAGMVVLRVADNGPGVPEEHLKSLFDPFFSTKEVGEGTGLGLAVVYGLVQEMGGAIRVGNHGGAVFEIRLPVDETQSGGGEE comes from the coding sequence ATGGCGAATCTCGGACCGAAAAAACTCCAGGCCAAGTTCCTTGTGGGCCTTGGCACCATCGTTTTGCTGTTGGGCGTCTTCTTCGCCTCCAGCCTCTATTTCCATCTCTCGTCCCTGTTGGACACCCAGGTGCGCGAAAAGGCGGACCTCATGTTCGCCCAGGTGTCGAGCGTGCAGAGCTATGTGCGCGAGGTCCTGCGCCCGAAGATGTTTGCTTCCCTGCCGGATGACGAATTCATCATCGAGGCCATGTCTTCATCATATATGTCCCGCGCCATTATGGACCGGCTGGATTTGCCTCAGTCGGAATACCACTATCGCCGCGTGGCCGAGAACGCCCGCAACCCGCTCTACGAGATCAATCCCGAGGAAAAGGATCTGCTCGCCCTGTTCAGGGCCAATCCCGGCATGATGTACTGGGAGGGATACCGGCAGGTGAAGGGATCGGATTATTTCGTCAAGGCGCGCCCGGTCATCTTCAAACAGTCCTGCCTTACCTGTCACGGCGATCCGGTCGATTCCCCGCCGGTGCTCATCGAGCGGTACGGCGTGGACCACGGATTCGGCCATGAGCGCGACGCCCTGGACGGTCTGGTTGTCGTCGGTATCCCGGTGGAGCAGGCCGTGGCCCGCATCCGCGAGGCGACGATGGGTTACGCCGCTCTGTACGGCGCCGGGATGCTCATCTTCTTCGCTCTGGTACAGGCCTTTTTCAACCGGCTGATCATGACCAACCTGCGGCGGCTGACCGCGAAGTTCCGCAACCTGTTCGACGAAGAGCCGGAATTGCGGGTTTTGGAGAAGCTGAACCAGGAAGACGAGATCGAAGAAGTCGTGCAGGGGCTGGAGGAGCTTGGCGACCATCTTCATTCCGTTCACTCGCAGCTCCGGCAGCACTCCGAGAATCTGGAGGAGATGGTCGTGGTCCGGACCAGCGAGTTGCAGCAGGAAGCCGACGAGCGCCGTTCGGACGTGTCCCTGTTCGTTCAACTGTTGGACGGCCTGAACCGCAGCCACAACCGGCGCGAAATGTGGAAATACTCCCTGCCGCTGCTGGTGAAGCGCTTCAACGCCCGGTCCGCCGGATTCATCTGCATGTTCGCCTCGCGCGGTTATTACACTTACCCCGAGGGGCTGCCGCGCCCCGAGTTGCCGGAGAACTGGAAGGAGATCCTGGTGGATTCCCGGTCGTTCTACGAGGATAACCGTGCCTTCATACCGGTGGGCGCGTCCGATGAGTTCACCGAGGGCATACTGTATCTCGAATGGGAGCCGGAAACCCGCATCAAGGTCAAGGATCAGGACATTCTCCGCGCCCTTGGCCAGCAGCTCGGCATCGCCATGGAGAACCTGTCCGCCCTGAACAATCTGCTGCGGCAGAAGGACATGCTGCAGGGCATCGTCGAGGGTATCGGCGATCCGCTCCTGCTCATGGATGCGGGCGGCAACGTGGTCCTCGCCAACGAGGCCGCGCGCCGTCTCGCCAAGTCCCTGGACGGGTCCATGACCGACGAGGGGTGCGCCGCGCTCTTCAAGTCCGGCGGCTCGTTCGAGGAATTTCCCGTGCGGGCCGCCCAGAAGTCGGGGATGCTCATGTCCCACACGGTGGACGTGGGCGACCGCCACTTCGTCATCAGCATCTTCCCCATCGCGGGCGGCGAGTCAGGTGAAGGACAGGGCGTCGTCTACGTTCGCGACGTGACCCAGGAACGGCATATGCTGGAAACCATGCAGCAGAGCGAGAAACTGGCCACCGTGGGCCAGCTCGCAGCCGGTCTTGCCCACGAGATGAACAACCCGCTCGGCGTCATCAAATGCTACGCCGAGCTGCTCAAGACCTCGGTCCCCGGCCAGGAGATCAGGCCCGACGCCGAGATCATTCTCAAGCACGCCACCCAGGCGCAGAACGTCCTTCAGGATCTGCTTAATTTCGCCCGGCCCAAGCGGGCGGTCCAGGCCCGGCTCGACGTGGGCGGCGTGGTGGCGGACGCCATGTCCGTGTTCCGCGTGCAGGCCGACAAGAAGGGCGTGACCCTGCTCCTGACCGTGGGCGACGGGTTGCCGGACGTCATGGCCAACGAGCAGTACGTGGAACAGATCATCGCCAACCTGCTCAAGAACGCCCTGGACGCCGTGGTTTCCGAAACGGGCCGCATCGAGGTGGGGGCCGAGCTCGACGCCAAGGCGGGCATGGTGGTCCTCCGGGTGGCTGACAATGGCCCGGGCGTGCCGGAAGAGCATCTCAAGTCCCTGTTCGATCCCTTCTTCTCCACCAAGGAAGTGGGTGAGGGGACCGGGCTGGGGCTGGCCGTGGTCTATGGGCTCGTCCAGGAGATGGGCGGGGCGATCCGCGTAGGAAACCATGGCGGCGCTGTGTTCGAGATCCGGCTGCCCGTGGACGAAACCCAATCGGGGGGAGGTGAGGAATGA
- a CDS encoding protein kinase domain-containing protein produces the protein MENIALRESLPNPIVAGESIHGVLITGQIKRGRYNLHHLGRRRSRHYLLKQFYSLNTDAFLRWQNEARFIAIPPPDGFIWPVEEWRGGVISPFPDGTSLHEWLEKPQPLNDRIGMAAILARRISQLHISGIRHRNLSPTAVWLDGETLTLTDFGSAHCDWWDDFWKDSAYTATSPEYCSPESLQDSKCGQAHDIYALGLLLHLLLTGRSAFGTLKRFLRPTFPGSVLPDTLPRTEDTPASIRKLCTACLAPDPVDRPTAVEAESELEPFAAKGYPPRENIIPPPAATDRADNLKTMVFVKDDARAIPLFEEVLSIAQKCPAIFLFVGLIPNNLPSGHLERFKGNIFRRLGQGFMQCRTSGLTWSLRLLENIDHDKAQDAFIRLYQPDEVLQ, from the coding sequence TTGGAAAATATCGCGCTGAGAGAGAGCCTGCCCAACCCGATCGTCGCCGGGGAATCGATTCATGGCGTCCTCATTACCGGCCAGATCAAACGGGGCCGCTACAATCTTCACCACCTCGGTCGGCGGCGCTCGAGACATTATCTTCTCAAACAATTCTACAGTCTGAACACCGACGCATTCCTGCGCTGGCAGAATGAAGCGCGATTTATCGCCATTCCTCCTCCGGACGGCTTCATATGGCCTGTTGAAGAATGGCGGGGCGGAGTCATATCCCCATTCCCTGACGGCACCTCCCTTCACGAGTGGCTGGAAAAACCGCAGCCACTGAATGACCGCATCGGCATGGCCGCGATTCTGGCCCGGCGCATTTCGCAACTGCACATATCCGGCATCCGGCATCGCAACCTTTCGCCGACCGCTGTCTGGTTGGACGGCGAGACTCTCACCCTCACGGATTTCGGCTCGGCGCATTGCGACTGGTGGGACGACTTCTGGAAGGATTCCGCCTATACCGCCACTTCACCGGAATACTGTTCGCCGGAGTCACTGCAAGACTCGAAATGCGGGCAGGCGCATGACATCTATGCCTTAGGATTGCTGCTGCATCTGCTCCTGACCGGAAGAAGCGCCTTCGGGACCTTGAAACGTTTCCTGCGACCAACCTTCCCGGGCTCGGTTCTCCCCGACACGCTGCCGAGAACCGAAGACACTCCAGCCTCCATACGAAAACTCTGCACGGCATGCCTTGCCCCCGATCCCGTTGACCGGCCCACCGCCGTCGAAGCCGAGTCCGAATTGGAGCCATTCGCCGCCAAAGGATATCCCCCCAGGGAAAACATCATCCCCCCGCCTGCGGCAACAGACCGGGCAGACAATTTGAAAACCATGGTTTTCGTCAAGGATGACGCCAGGGCAATCCCTCTGTTCGAAGAAGTCCTGTCCATCGCCCAAAAATGCCCTGCCATATTCCTGTTCGTAGGATTGATCCCGAACAATCTGCCGAGCGGACACCTGGAACGCTTCAAGGGCAACATCTTCAGAAGACTGGGGCAGGGCTTCATGCAATGCCGGACATCAGGCCTGACTTGGAGTTTGAGACTTCTCGAAAACATTGATCACGACAAAGCCCAGGATGCCTTTATCCGCCTTTACCAGCCTGATGAGGTTCTCCAATAG
- a CDS encoding sigma-54-dependent transcriptional regulator, with amino-acid sequence MSRQVGILLVDDEKDFAVGLARLLGRRFPEERIKAVNSGDDALRELARESYGLLLTDLNMPGMDGAELLRQARAAKPDLSVVILTAYGTVPTAVDALKDGAYDFLVKPVEPDALFQVVERGLERSSLLSENSRLQELVARQCGANELVGDSLAIRRLKESVAAVSESDYTVLVRGESGTGKELVARTIHRLSGRRKGPMLMVNCPAIPDQLLESELFGHVKGAFTGADRDRKGIFVSANGGTLMLDEIGDVSPAIQTKLLRVLQEGEVRPVGSSKTFPVDVRIIASTNQPLEEKIKDNTFREDLYYRLNVLTLNVPALRERSEDIPVLAHYFLEKACEEMKVCPKFFNPDGVAYLSTKSWPGNVRELQNFIRRLAVFSAGESLELGHIKLVEKLNGAPGDKDEPEVMLFKDAKEKIIDDFTRAYVEELLANTRGNVSQAARESGLSRVALQKILKRLEIDAGHFK; translated from the coding sequence ATGAGCCGCCAGGTAGGCATCTTGCTTGTCGACGATGAGAAGGACTTTGCCGTGGGGCTGGCCCGTCTTCTGGGACGACGTTTCCCCGAGGAGCGCATCAAGGCCGTGAATTCCGGCGACGATGCGCTCCGGGAACTCGCGCGCGAGTCCTACGGCCTGCTGCTCACCGACCTGAACATGCCCGGCATGGACGGCGCGGAGCTGCTGCGCCAGGCCAGGGCGGCCAAGCCCGACCTGAGCGTCGTCATACTCACGGCCTACGGCACCGTGCCCACGGCCGTGGACGCCCTCAAGGACGGCGCCTACGACTTTCTGGTCAAGCCGGTGGAGCCGGACGCCCTGTTTCAGGTGGTGGAGCGCGGCCTGGAACGCAGTTCCCTGTTGAGCGAGAACTCCCGTTTGCAGGAACTGGTTGCCCGCCAGTGCGGGGCCAACGAGCTGGTCGGGGATTCCCTGGCCATCCGCCGCCTGAAGGAGAGCGTGGCCGCCGTGTCCGAGTCGGACTACACCGTACTCGTGCGGGGCGAATCGGGCACCGGCAAGGAACTGGTGGCCCGCACCATCCACCGGCTCAGCGGCAGGCGCAAGGGCCCCATGCTCATGGTCAACTGCCCGGCCATCCCGGACCAGTTGCTTGAGAGCGAGTTGTTCGGCCACGTCAAGGGTGCGTTCACGGGTGCCGACCGCGACCGCAAGGGCATATTCGTCTCCGCCAACGGGGGCACGCTCATGCTGGACGAGATCGGCGACGTGTCGCCCGCCATCCAGACCAAACTGCTGCGCGTGCTGCAGGAGGGGGAGGTCCGTCCCGTGGGGTCGAGCAAAACCTTTCCGGTCGATGTGCGCATCATCGCCTCCACCAATCAGCCCCTGGAAGAGAAGATCAAGGACAACACGTTTCGCGAGGATCTTTACTACCGCCTCAATGTCCTGACGCTGAACGTTCCGGCCCTGCGGGAGCGGAGTGAGGATATCCCCGTGCTTGCCCACTATTTCCTTGAAAAGGCGTGCGAGGAGATGAAGGTGTGTCCCAAATTCTTCAATCCCGACGGAGTGGCCTATCTCTCCACAAAAAGCTGGCCGGGCAATGTCCGCGAGTTGCAGAATTTCATTCGAAGGCTGGCCGTGTTCTCTGCCGGAGAATCCCTCGAGTTGGGCCACATCAAATTGGTGGAGAAGCTGAACGGTGCGCCGGGCGACAAAGATGAACCGGAGGTGATGCTCTTCAAGGACGCCAAGGAAAAGATCATAGACGACTTCACCCGCGCCTATGTCGAGGAGTTGTTGGCGAACACCCGCGGCAATGTCTCACAGGCTGCCAGAGAGAGCGGCTTGTCCCGTGTCGCCCTGCAAAAGATACTCAAACGGCTGGAGATCGATGCCGGTCACTTCAAGTAG